Proteins encoded by one window of Blautia luti:
- a CDS encoding ABC transporter ATP-binding protein, with amino-acid sequence MIEIRNCSKAFGEIHAIDHVLMEIGERQIFGLVGTNGAGKSTLLRMAAGVIKPDEGEILVDQEPVYENEKIKQQIFYISDGGYFPQGYTAADLKDFYREYYPDFMTDRYSKLMDQFHLDEKRRISSYSKGMKKQLLVIMGISAGTKYLLCDETFDGLDPVMRQAVKSLFVSEIMNRDFTPVIASHNMRELEDVCDHVGLLHKGGILLSRELEDMKFHIHKIQCVLPDQTKEEALLKELDVLKKEHQGSLLILTARGTREEILQKVQTQNPIFCEVIPLTLEEIFISETEVAGYEVKNIFW; translated from the coding sequence ATGATAGAGATCAGAAACTGCAGTAAAGCTTTCGGAGAGATCCATGCCATTGACCATGTATTAATGGAAATCGGTGAACGCCAGATTTTTGGACTGGTAGGGACCAACGGTGCAGGAAAGAGCACGTTGCTTCGAATGGCTGCCGGAGTGATAAAGCCGGACGAAGGAGAAATCCTGGTGGATCAGGAACCGGTCTATGAGAATGAAAAGATAAAACAGCAGATATTTTACATTTCAGACGGTGGATATTTTCCACAGGGATATACGGCAGCAGATCTGAAAGATTTCTACAGAGAATATTATCCGGACTTTATGACTGACCGTTACAGTAAATTAATGGACCAGTTTCATCTGGATGAGAAACGCAGGATCAGTTCCTACAGCAAGGGAATGAAGAAACAGCTTCTGGTCATTATGGGAATCAGTGCAGGGACAAAATATCTGTTATGCGATGAAACGTTCGATGGACTTGATCCGGTCATGCGTCAGGCAGTAAAGAGTCTGTTTGTGTCTGAAATCATGAATCGGGATTTTACCCCGGTGATCGCATCTCATAATATGAGAGAACTGGAGGACGTGTGTGACCATGTAGGACTCCTGCACAAAGGAGGAATTCTTTTATCCAGAGAACTGGAAGACATGAAATTCCATATCCATAAGATCCAGTGTGTACTGCCGGATCAGACAAAAGAAGAAGCACTTTTGAAAGAATTGGACGTTTTAAAGAAAGAACATCAGGGATCACTTCTGATACTTACTGCAAGAGGGACCAGAGAAGAAATACTTCAGAAAGTACAGACACAGAATCCAATATTCTGCGAAGTGATTCCATTGACACTGGAGGAGATATTTATCAGCGAAACGGAGGTGGCAGGCTATGAAGTCAAAAACATTTTCTGGTAG
- a CDS encoding HAD-IA family hydrolase, with translation MYKAILFDLDGTLTESGEGIMKSVQYALERIDKPEADLEKLKVFVGPPLMEMFMKYAQIDEETAKQAVEIYRERYSVTGIFENAIYPGIEDMLAQLKNKGYILAVASSKPEVYVRQILDHFGLTQYFTEIGGSEMDGRKTNKTEVIEDVLHRLHMEKHGDQVIMIGDKEHDVYGARKAGLECIAVSFGYGTEEELKQAEPLKIVDSAEEIVNFFA, from the coding sequence ATGTACAAAGCAATTTTGTTTGACTTAGATGGAACATTAACAGAATCCGGCGAGGGTATCATGAAGTCTGTTCAGTATGCACTGGAGAGAATCGACAAGCCTGAAGCGGATCTTGAGAAACTGAAAGTTTTCGTAGGACCTCCGCTTATGGAGATGTTTATGAAATACGCACAGATTGACGAAGAAACTGCAAAACAGGCAGTGGAAATCTACAGAGAACGCTATTCTGTAACAGGAATCTTCGAGAACGCGATATATCCGGGAATTGAAGATATGCTGGCGCAGTTAAAGAATAAAGGCTATATTCTCGCGGTAGCATCCTCCAAACCGGAAGTATATGTGAGACAGATCCTGGATCATTTCGGACTTACCCAGTACTTCACAGAAATCGGGGGAAGCGAAATGGATGGAAGAAAAACAAATAAAACAGAAGTGATCGAGGATGTTCTTCACCGCCTGCATATGGAGAAACACGGGGACCAGGTCATTATGATCGGTGACAAAGAGCACGATGTATACGGAGCCCGCAAAGCAGGTCTGGAATGCATCGCAGTTTCTTTCGGCTATGGAACAGAAGAAGAACTGAAACAGGCAGAACCTTTGAAAATCGTAGATTCTGCAGAAGAAATAGTAAATTTTTTCGCCTGA
- a CDS encoding serine/threonine protein kinase, with protein MNLSGTVLKGRYCILESVGKGGGGKVYLARDLELGVLWAVKEIPVSGKSEARMLLKLSHPSLPKMIDYIEDDRKCYLVMEYVRGKSLGEYLRDGKRFSVNEIVKYGMEIAEVFSYFHNRKPPVYYGDLKPDNLMLGENGRLYLIDLGGAVNGYKYQHKVCTGTNGFAAPEQYEGKINAATDIYTFGKTLSVLCKKTDYLLFIRNMSLFWLIFRCCMKKPGIRYQNMQTVQKKLNRIQKRQNQSKIKNMLVLSGSSIVFAVIVVFLLFSSNFVSGSKPFNFYEELTAVTDLYYQEEFQNGSKADQEKICKQADTRLRELQKECTEKEESRKILQLLAVNSEYQKSYEDAGLYFEQMLFYDETYRAGYGEYGMFLLRTGQQEASQTLWSEYKSKETMLDDTVSRNLRLWEKEMTEIEEKQ; from the coding sequence GTGAATTTATCTGGAACTGTATTAAAAGGGCGCTACTGTATTCTGGAGTCCGTTGGAAAAGGCGGAGGAGGAAAAGTCTACCTTGCCAGAGACCTGGAATTGGGCGTTTTGTGGGCGGTAAAAGAAATACCGGTATCCGGCAAAAGTGAGGCCCGGATGCTTCTGAAACTTTCTCATCCATCTCTGCCAAAGATGATAGATTACATAGAGGATGACCGGAAATGTTATCTTGTCATGGAATATGTCAGGGGAAAATCTCTGGGTGAATATTTAAGAGACGGGAAACGCTTTTCTGTAAATGAAATCGTTAAATATGGAATGGAGATTGCAGAAGTATTTTCCTATTTTCATAACCGGAAACCGCCAGTTTATTACGGAGATCTCAAACCTGACAATCTAATGCTGGGCGAGAATGGCAGATTATACCTGATCGATCTGGGTGGCGCTGTAAATGGATATAAATATCAGCATAAAGTATGCACAGGTACAAATGGCTTTGCAGCACCGGAACAGTATGAAGGAAAGATAAACGCAGCAACGGATATTTATACATTTGGAAAAACATTATCTGTTTTATGTAAAAAGACAGATTATCTGTTGTTTATTCGAAACATGTCATTATTCTGGCTTATTTTCAGATGCTGCATGAAGAAACCAGGAATACGTTATCAGAACATGCAGACTGTACAAAAAAAACTAAACAGGATTCAGAAAAGACAAAACCAGAGTAAAATTAAAAACATGCTGGTTTTGTCAGGAAGCAGCATTGTTTTTGCAGTAATAGTTGTCTTTCTTCTATTCAGTTCTAATTTCGTATCTGGTTCTAAACCATTTAATTTCTATGAAGAACTGACTGCTGTTACAGACCTCTATTATCAGGAAGAATTTCAAAATGGCAGTAAAGCGGATCAGGAAAAAATTTGCAAACAGGCAGATACCAGACTGCGGGAATTACAAAAAGAATGCACAGAAAAAGAAGAATCCCGAAAGATACTGCAGCTTCTGGCAGTAAACAGCGAATATCAGAAAAGTTACGAAGATGCCGGACTCTACTTTGAACAGATGCTTTTCTACGATGAAACTTACAGAGCCGGATATGGTGAATATGGAATGTTTCTGCTACGCACCGGACAACAGGAAGCCAGTCAGACACTATGGTCGGAATATAAGTCAAAAGAAACAATGTTAGACGATACAGTCAGCAGAAATCTAAGATTGTGGGAAAAGGAGATGACGGAGATTGAAGAAAAGCAGTAA
- a CDS encoding DegV family protein: MGKIAIVTDSNSGITQDQARELGVSVIPMPFYINEKLYLEGITLSQEEFYERLKSDETISTSQPGPADVCGLWNTLLEKYDEVVHIPMSSGLSASCDTAMGLAQEYDGRVQVVDNQRISVTQRQSVLDALTLRDVGRNAAQIKQVLEEQKFDSSIYITLETLKYLKKGGRITPAAAAIGTVLNLKPVLQIQGEKLDAYSKTRGKKQAKRVMMKAMQNDWENRFAEYVKRGEMCLQSAYTGNEEEALEFKKEIAEAFPGIEIVQNPLSLSVACHIGYGAIAVACSRKVVVD, encoded by the coding sequence ATGGGAAAAATTGCCATTGTCACAGACAGTAACAGCGGCATAACACAGGATCAGGCGAGAGAACTTGGAGTCAGCGTAATTCCAATGCCTTTTTATATTAACGAGAAACTTTACCTGGAGGGGATCACCCTTTCACAGGAAGAATTTTATGAGCGGCTTAAGAGCGATGAGACGATCTCCACTTCCCAGCCAGGACCGGCAGATGTGTGTGGACTCTGGAATACACTTCTTGAAAAGTATGATGAAGTGGTACACATTCCAATGTCAAGCGGACTGAGCGCATCCTGCGATACAGCGATGGGACTGGCTCAGGAATATGATGGAAGAGTGCAGGTAGTAGATAACCAGAGAATTTCTGTTACACAGAGACAGTCTGTACTGGATGCTCTTACATTAAGAGATGTAGGCAGAAATGCAGCACAGATCAAACAGGTTCTGGAGGAACAGAAATTTGATTCCAGTATCTATATTACCCTGGAAACCCTGAAATATCTTAAGAAAGGCGGCAGGATCACTCCTGCGGCAGCAGCTATCGGAACAGTTCTGAACTTAAAGCCAGTACTTCAGATCCAGGGTGAGAAGCTGGACGCATATTCCAAGACAAGAGGCAAGAAGCAGGCCAAACGTGTCATGATGAAAGCCATGCAGAATGACTGGGAGAACCGTTTCGCAGAATATGTAAAACGCGGCGAGATGTGCCTGCAGTCTGCATATACGGGAAATGAAGAGGAAGCTCTGGAATTCAAGAAAGAGATCGCAGAAGCATTCCCTGGAATTGAGATCGTGCAGAATCCGTTATCATTAAGTGTTGCATGCCACATCGGATATGGTGCGATCGCAGTTGCATGTTCAAGAAAAGTGGTAGTGGACTGA
- a CDS encoding CPBP family intramembrane glutamic endopeptidase: MIPALYFYRKDKVRRIAGGLIPVKKKVTLSLPEVILLFLAGAGLAQYGNFLMMILQSFINSSTYQDSMTRITEGKSLLMMIFWMGIVAPAAEEMIFRWLIYLRLRDWLKMPVAAVISGLIFGIYHGNIVQGIYASILGTAFAWILEMSGNIYSSMLLHMGANIWSLLISEYALDLYSMKYGVQILILIYLILLISVVYCLTHFEKMCSIRKKKRMI; this comes from the coding sequence ATGATTCCGGCATTGTATTTTTATCGAAAAGATAAAGTGAGAAGAATCGCTGGTGGCCTGATACCGGTTAAGAAAAAAGTAACGCTTTCTTTGCCGGAGGTAATTCTTTTATTTCTGGCAGGAGCCGGACTTGCGCAATATGGGAATTTCCTGATGATGATACTTCAGTCATTTATTAACAGCAGTACTTACCAAGACAGCATGACCAGGATCACAGAAGGAAAATCGCTTCTTATGATGATCTTCTGGATGGGAATCGTTGCACCAGCAGCAGAGGAAATGATCTTTCGCTGGCTGATCTATCTGCGTCTGCGTGACTGGCTGAAGATGCCGGTTGCAGCAGTAATTTCCGGACTGATCTTTGGCATCTATCATGGAAATATCGTGCAGGGAATTTATGCAAGTATCCTCGGAACTGCATTTGCATGGATACTGGAAATGAGTGGAAATATTTACAGCAGTATGCTGCTCCATATGGGAGCAAACATCTGGTCACTGCTTATCTCAGAATATGCACTGGATTTGTATTCCATGAAATATGGGGTACAGATTCTCATATTGATCTATCTGATTCTGTTGATCAGTGTGGTATATTGCCTTACCCATTTCGAAAAGATGTGCAGTATAAGAAAAAAGAAAAGAATGATATAA
- the argS gene encoding arginine--tRNA ligase, translating into MKKLMEQMAEELSAAFEKAGYDPSYGKVTVSNRPDLCEFQCNGAMAGAKAYKKAPFMIADDVVAYLKDSQVFSMAEVVKPGFINLKVKGEFLAEYLKAMAADEKLSVSAAKEPKTIIIDYGGPNVAKPLHVGHLRSAIIGESIKRIGRFVGHKVIGDVHLGDWGLQMGLIITELRHRKPELVYFDDSYTGEYPEEAPFTISELEEIYPCASGKSKEDEAYRNEALEATHLLQQGKPGYMALWNHIMNVSVTDLKRNYDKLNVSFDLWKKESDAQPYIPNMVEDMKEKGFAYVDQGALVVDVKEDNDTKEIPPCMLLKSDGASLYTTTDLATIVERMKLFNPDEILYVVDKRQELHFIQVFRCARKTGLVKDGTKLSFLGFGTMNGKDGKPFKTREGGVMRLETLIKDINEEMFNKIVENRSVKDKDAKETAEIVGLSAIKYGDLSNQATKDYIFDIDRFTSFEGNTGPYILYTIVRIKSILNRFVEEGGDLDAGVILDPVNDSQKNLMLQLVGFGATVENAFEEKAPHKICAYIYEVSNAFNSFYHETKILSEENEIQKASFIQLLKLTKKVLETCIDLLGFSAPDRM; encoded by the coding sequence ATGAAGAAACTGATGGAACAGATGGCGGAAGAACTTTCCGCAGCATTTGAAAAAGCCGGATACGACCCATCCTACGGAAAAGTAACCGTATCTAACAGACCGGACCTTTGCGAATTTCAGTGCAACGGTGCCATGGCAGGAGCCAAAGCATATAAGAAAGCACCGTTTATGATCGCTGATGACGTAGTAGCATACTTAAAAGATAGCCAGGTTTTCTCCATGGCAGAAGTTGTAAAGCCGGGATTTATCAACCTGAAAGTAAAAGGTGAATTCCTTGCAGAGTACTTAAAGGCAATGGCAGCAGACGAGAAGCTTTCTGTATCTGCAGCAAAAGAGCCGAAAACAATTATCATCGACTACGGTGGACCAAACGTTGCAAAGCCTCTTCATGTAGGACATCTTCGTTCTGCGATCATCGGAGAGAGCATTAAGAGAATCGGCCGTTTCGTTGGACATAAAGTGATCGGTGACGTTCATCTTGGAGACTGGGGTCTGCAGATGGGTCTGATCATCACAGAACTGAGACACAGAAAACCGGAGCTGGTTTACTTTGATGATTCCTACACAGGAGAATATCCGGAGGAAGCACCATTTACGATCAGTGAACTGGAAGAGATTTATCCATGCGCAAGCGGCAAGTCCAAAGAAGATGAAGCATACAGAAACGAAGCTCTGGAAGCAACTCATCTTCTTCAGCAGGGCAAACCGGGATACATGGCTCTCTGGAACCACATCATGAATGTATCTGTTACAGACCTGAAACGTAACTATGACAAATTAAACGTATCTTTTGACCTCTGGAAAAAAGAATCTGATGCACAGCCATATATTCCGAATATGGTTGAGGATATGAAAGAAAAAGGATTCGCCTATGTAGATCAGGGCGCACTGGTAGTAGATGTAAAAGAAGACAATGATACAAAGGAAATTCCTCCATGTATGCTTCTGAAATCAGACGGAGCCTCTCTTTATACAACTACAGACCTTGCAACAATCGTAGAGCGTATGAAATTATTTAACCCGGACGAGATCCTGTATGTGGTAGACAAACGTCAGGAACTTCACTTCATCCAGGTATTCCGCTGCGCAAGAAAGACCGGCCTTGTAAAAGATGGTACAAAGCTTTCTTTCCTCGGATTCGGAACCATGAACGGAAAAGACGGCAAACCGTTCAAGACAAGAGAGGGCGGCGTTATGCGTCTGGAAACTCTCATCAAGGATATCAACGAAGAGATGTTTAACAAGATCGTTGAGAACCGTAGCGTAAAGGACAAAGATGCAAAAGAAACAGCTGAGATCGTAGGACTTTCCGCGATCAAATACGGTGATCTTTCCAACCAGGCTACTAAGGATTATATCTTTGATATCGACAGATTTACATCATTCGAAGGAAATACAGGCCCGTACATCCTTTACACGATTGTTCGTATCAAATCCATCCTGAACCGTTTTGTGGAAGAGGGTGGCGACCTTGACGCAGGTGTGATCCTTGATCCTGTAAACGACAGCCAAAAGAACCTGATGCTTCAGCTGGTTGGTTTCGGCGCAACTGTAGAGAATGCTTTCGAAGAAAAAGCACCGCATAAGATCTGTGCATATATTTACGAAGTATCCAACGCATTTAACAGCTTCTATCATGAGACAAAGATCCTCAGTGAAGAGAACGAAATACAGAAAGCTTCCTTTATCCAGTTACTGAAACTTACAAAGAAAGTTCTGGAGACATGCATTGATCTTCTCGGATTCTCCGCACCGGACAGAATGTAA
- a CDS encoding ATP-binding protein — MFFLSRNDRQHFGLGLCIAYEIIALHKGSVTIQDTPGGGSTFLIFLPDILSA, encoded by the coding sequence CTGTTTTTTCTTTCCAGAAATGACCGCCAGCATTTCGGCCTTGGATTATGCATTGCCTATGAGATCATCGCTCTTCATAAAGGCTCTGTTACCATACAGGATACCCCCGGCGGAGGTTCCACTTTCCTGATCTTTCTGCCTGACATTCTTAGTGCCTGA
- the ptsP gene encoding phosphoenolpyruvate--protein phosphotransferase, with protein MRVLEGKSVFSGIAIGRISILQKADTSVKRTKVEDPEAEITRVQEAKEKAVAQLQKLYDKALQEVGESGAAIFEVHQMMLDDEDYLDSIDNIIRTENVNAEYAVATTGDNFADMFAQMDDDYMKARAADVKDISDRLVRVLSGHDDGDMDAAEPSIIVAEDLAPSETVQMDKSKVLAFVTRKGSSNSHTAILARTMNIPALINIEYDESMDGKMAVVDGKNGSLIVDPDADTLKKYQDQKDEELRQRAMLKELKGKTTETKSGHKIHLYANIGSTGDVASVLANDAEGIGLFRSEFIYLEKDNYPTEEEQFQIYKAVAQNMAGKKVIIRTLDIGADKQIGYFNMAHEENPAMGYRAIRICLDRPEVFKTQLRALFRASMYGNISIMYPMIISVTEVKQIKAIVAEVKKELTEQGVPFRDDVEQGVMIETPAAVMISDLLAKEVDFFSIGTNDLTQYTLAIDRQNAKLDNIYDSHHEAVLRMIQMVIDNAHKEGIWAGICGELGADTTMTERFVQMGIDELSVSPTFVLPVRKIVREME; from the coding sequence ATGAGAGTATTAGAAGGAAAGTCTGTATTTTCCGGAATTGCCATTGGCAGAATTTCTATTCTGCAGAAAGCAGACACAAGTGTAAAACGTACGAAGGTAGAAGATCCGGAAGCAGAAATCACACGTGTGCAGGAAGCAAAGGAAAAGGCAGTTGCACAGCTTCAGAAGCTGTATGACAAGGCACTCCAGGAGGTAGGAGAGTCGGGGGCTGCCATTTTTGAAGTACATCAGATGATGCTGGATGATGAGGACTATCTGGATTCTATTGACAACATTATCCGTACAGAGAATGTAAATGCAGAGTATGCAGTAGCAACAACCGGCGATAATTTTGCAGATATGTTTGCACAGATGGATGATGACTACATGAAAGCAAGAGCTGCAGACGTGAAAGATATCTCAGATCGTCTGGTTCGCGTATTATCCGGACATGATGACGGAGATATGGATGCTGCAGAACCATCCATCATTGTTGCTGAGGACCTGGCTCCAAGTGAGACCGTACAGATGGATAAGAGTAAAGTTCTCGCATTTGTTACAAGAAAAGGTTCTTCCAATTCTCATACAGCAATCCTTGCAAGAACCATGAACATCCCGGCGTTGATCAATATCGAATATGATGAGAGCATGGATGGAAAGATGGCAGTTGTAGACGGTAAGAACGGTTCTCTTATCGTAGACCCGGATGCAGATACTCTGAAGAAATATCAGGATCAGAAGGACGAAGAATTACGCCAGAGAGCAATGCTCAAAGAATTAAAAGGTAAGACAACTGAGACAAAGAGCGGACATAAGATCCATCTTTATGCAAACATCGGAAGCACAGGAGACGTAGCAAGTGTACTGGCTAACGATGCAGAAGGCATCGGTCTTTTCAGAAGTGAATTCATCTATCTGGAGAAAGACAATTATCCCACAGAGGAAGAGCAGTTCCAGATCTATAAAGCAGTAGCACAGAATATGGCAGGAAAGAAAGTGATCATCCGTACACTGGATATCGGTGCGGACAAGCAGATCGGTTACTTTAATATGGCACATGAAGAGAACCCGGCAATGGGTTACCGTGCGATCCGTATCTGCCTGGACAGACCAGAAGTATTTAAGACGCAGCTTCGTGCACTGTTCAGAGCAAGCATGTATGGAAATATTTCCATCATGTACCCGATGATCATTTCCGTAACAGAAGTAAAACAGATCAAAGCTATCGTTGCAGAAGTGAAGAAAGAACTGACAGAGCAGGGCGTACCATTTAGGGATGACGTAGAGCAGGGTGTAATGATCGAGACACCTGCAGCTGTTATGATCAGTGATCTTCTTGCAAAAGAAGTTGACTTCTTCAGTATTGGTACAAACGACTTAACACAGTACACACTGGCAATTGACCGTCAGAATGCGAAACTGGACAACATTTATGATTCCCACCATGAGGCAGTACTCCGTATGATCCAGATGGTAATCGACAATGCTCACAAAGAGGGCATCTGGGCAGGTATCTGCGGTGAGCTTGGTGCAGATACAACTATGACAGAGCGTTTCGTACAGATGGGTATCGACGAACTGTCCGTATCTCCGACATTTGTTCTTCCGGTTCGTAAGATCGTAAGAGAAATGGAATAA
- a CDS encoding DUF6449 domain-containing protein, which yields MKSKTFSGRSLRSSLKGSTWILVLLLLGFMVAFPVAELMLIGNQTDEIHRMTFAMICSYLIVPGFLVTMLAAVVNALNEFWYLFSRDKIDFYHSLPVTRSRFFWEKAIRGLVLYLVPYVIMELITMAIAVSKGHGSHLITAAGKMFLEHLLMYLLLYFGAVLALAIAGNILAGILSLCCVYLYGPVLGILLWVLEMMYFRTNMGLKEGMAEKISVFLSPVSISVALRTYSGQKNFWIIIVGGILLLIVLAVCAYLAYTKRPAEKTGKSFVYGFLEPILLFMVVIPAALAIGTMFALIGPEENRTGWWIFGLVLGTVVFYGILQVIFAMDFRKMAAHKLQLLLLGICVAVSAWILHTDAIGYDTRIPTMAKTEGISLNLEWIGTESVNEPQMEVSSGSYKLDRLFYFMGGNYGRWTDAGMSDKIYEVLKEIASYQNSKECSGTEIGVQFKKKSGFDITRQYIVTAEQLGRLLEACYEQGTLKDNKYDILEKYRQKVSFITVDPLNELDDQYSVTLEKSDSQKLLDLLKQDIAEASPQELIGIPCGQMELYATSYADMDEHIAPESYAEVGRYIFPTFKRTLVFLKEKGYAFVMEKENLKQYDYSVTYNAEEMDVTDSEQKEELAQSLIRELECPAWLETEAGVSVKVALNSTESAGESLNGIEFAVLKAKEPEFIKKIVETGEEEK from the coding sequence ATGAAGTCAAAAACATTTTCTGGTAGATCATTAAGAAGCAGCTTAAAAGGCAGTACCTGGATTCTGGTGCTGTTGTTACTGGGGTTTATGGTTGCATTTCCGGTAGCAGAACTGATGCTGATCGGAAATCAGACGGATGAAATCCACAGGATGACTTTTGCCATGATCTGTTCCTATCTGATAGTTCCAGGCTTTTTGGTTACAATGCTTGCGGCCGTTGTAAATGCCTTGAATGAATTCTGGTATCTTTTTTCTAGAGATAAGATTGATTTTTATCACAGTCTTCCGGTAACAAGAAGCAGGTTCTTTTGGGAAAAAGCAATCAGAGGTCTGGTGCTGTATCTGGTTCCATATGTGATCATGGAACTGATCACAATGGCGATCGCAGTCAGCAAAGGACATGGTAGTCATCTGATCACGGCAGCGGGGAAAATGTTTCTGGAACATTTGCTTATGTATCTGCTGCTGTATTTCGGAGCAGTGTTGGCACTGGCAATTGCGGGAAATATTCTGGCAGGTATTCTGTCATTATGCTGTGTTTACCTTTACGGACCGGTACTGGGCATTCTTTTATGGGTGCTGGAAATGATGTATTTCAGAACGAATATGGGACTTAAAGAGGGAATGGCAGAAAAGATATCTGTTTTTCTTTCACCTGTATCTATTTCCGTGGCATTGCGGACTTATTCAGGACAAAAGAATTTCTGGATCATTATAGTGGGCGGGATACTGCTTCTGATTGTTCTGGCAGTATGTGCATATCTGGCATATACAAAGCGTCCAGCTGAGAAAACAGGAAAATCTTTTGTTTACGGATTTCTGGAACCAATCCTTTTGTTTATGGTCGTAATCCCTGCTGCTCTGGCAATTGGAACGATGTTTGCGCTGATCGGACCGGAAGAGAACAGGACTGGCTGGTGGATATTCGGGCTTGTGCTGGGGACAGTTGTATTTTATGGAATTTTGCAGGTTATTTTTGCAATGGATTTCCGTAAAATGGCAGCACATAAGCTGCAGCTTCTGCTTTTGGGAATATGTGTAGCTGTCAGCGCCTGGATATTACACACAGATGCCATCGGATATGATACAAGAATTCCGACAATGGCAAAAACTGAGGGAATCAGTCTGAATCTGGAGTGGATAGGAACTGAGAGTGTGAATGAACCGCAGATGGAAGTGAGTTCTGGTTCATATAAACTGGACAGACTCTTTTATTTTATGGGCGGAAATTATGGCAGATGGACAGATGCAGGAATGTCAGATAAAATCTATGAAGTGTTAAAAGAAATTGCGTCTTATCAGAACAGTAAGGAGTGCAGCGGAACAGAAATAGGAGTTCAGTTTAAAAAGAAGAGCGGTTTCGATATTACCAGACAATATATAGTGACAGCGGAGCAGCTTGGCAGACTGCTGGAAGCATGCTATGAGCAGGGAACATTAAAAGATAATAAATATGATATTCTGGAAAAGTACAGACAGAAAGTGTCTTTTATAACAGTAGATCCTTTAAATGAATTAGATGATCAGTACTCTGTAACATTGGAAAAATCTGACAGTCAGAAGCTGCTGGATCTGCTGAAACAGGATATAGCAGAAGCCTCACCGCAGGAACTTATAGGAATCCCGTGTGGACAGATGGAGCTTTACGCTACTTCCTATGCAGATATGGATGAGCATATTGCACCGGAATCCTATGCAGAAGTAGGAAGATATATTTTCCCGACATTTAAGCGGACACTTGTTTTCCTGAAAGAAAAAGGTTATGCTTTTGTTATGGAAAAAGAAAATCTGAAACAGTACGATTATTCAGTGACATATAATGCAGAAGAAATGGATGTCACAGATTCTGAACAGAAAGAAGAATTAGCCCAGAGCCTGATCCGTGAATTGGAGTGTCCGGCATGGCTGGAAACGGAGGCGGGTGTGAGTGTGAAAGTGGCTCTGAACAGTACAGAGTCTGCCGGAGAATCGCTAAACGGAATAGAGTTTGCTGTACTGAAAGCGAAAGAGCCGGAATTTATAAAGAAAATAGTAGAAACTGGCGAGGAAGAAAAATGA
- a CDS encoding GntR family transcriptional regulator, which translates to MIVLDYQDRRPIYEQVTDKFQILILNGVLPPGSQMPSVRQLATELSVNPNTIQRAYMELEKLGLIYPVKGRGNFVADSSQVQKINRESYRKEFTALIQKGRNTGFNREELEKMLAEIFEKEDES; encoded by the coding sequence GTGATTGTTTTGGATTATCAGGACAGGCGTCCAATCTATGAACAGGTTACAGATAAATTTCAGATCCTAATCCTGAACGGTGTCCTGCCGCCGGGATCGCAGATGCCGTCAGTAAGGCAGCTTGCCACAGAACTGTCCGTCAATCCCAACACGATCCAGCGTGCATATATGGAGCTGGAGAAACTGGGACTGATCTATCCTGTAAAAGGCAGAGGAAATTTCGTAGCAGACAGCTCTCAGGTACAGAAGATAAACAGAGAGAGCTACCGAAAAGAATTCACAGCACTGATACAGAAAGGCAGAAACACAGGATTCAACAGAGAGGAACTGGAGAAAATGCTTGCGGAAATCTTTGAAAAGGAGGACGAATCATGA